In a single window of the Elaeis guineensis isolate ETL-2024a chromosome 4, EG11, whole genome shotgun sequence genome:
- the LOC140857548 gene encoding uncharacterized protein, with protein sequence MEEVFMQNQIPAMDKAGNMVLDIESLTQPSDKCSGSPKMTKALSRKGSSRMEKRNGEEQEADEASKKLVIKVGCSQLEQLKQPAMPIKVLVAPSTSANISGVADTGDGRSRRFHRLTTINPKKILLLFASMSSMGTMILIYFTLTISRRGEV encoded by the exons ATGGAGGAGGTTTTTATGCAG AACCAGATTCCAGCTATGGATAAAGCAGGAAATATGGTTCTGGACATTGAAAGCCTTACACAGCCCTCTGATAAGTGCTCTGGAAGTCCGAAAATGACG AAAGCCCTTTCTCGTAAGGGTTCAAGCAGAATGGAGAAGCGAAATGGTGAGGAGCAAGAAGCAGATGAAGCATCTAAAAAGCTTGTCATTAAAG TGGGGTGTTCCCAGCTGGAGCAGTTGAAACAGCCTGCGATGCCAATCAAAGTTCTTGTAGCGCCTTCAACTTCAGCTAATATTTCCGGTGTTGCAGATACTGGGGATGGAAGGAGTAGGAGATTTCATCGCTTAACAACTATCAACCCGAAGAAAATCCTTCTTCTTTTTGCTTCTAT GTCAAGCATGGGGACAATGATTCTCATATACTTTACACTTACCATCAGTCGACGAGGGGAAGTGTAA
- the LOC105036201 gene encoding uncharacterized protein produces the protein MEEVFMQNQIPAMDKAGNMVLDIESLTQPSDKCSGSPKMTKALSRKGSSRMEKRNGEEQEADEASKKLVIKVGCSQLEQLKQPAMPIKVLVAPSTSANISGVADTGDGRSRRFHRLTTINPKKILLLFASM, from the exons ATGGAGGAGGTTTTTATGCAG AACCAGATTCCAGCTATGGATAAAGCAGGAAATATGGTTCTGGACATTGAAAGCCTTACACAGCCCTCTGATAAGTGCTCTGGAAGTCCGAAAATGACG AAAGCCCTTTCTCGTAAGGGTTCAAGCAGAATGGAGAAGCGAAATGGTGAGGAGCAAGAAGCAGATGAAGCATCTAAAAAGCTTGTCATTAAAG TGGGGTGTTCCCAGCTGGAGCAGTTGAAACAGCCTGCGATGCCAATCAAAGTTCTTGTAGCGCCTTCAACTTCAGCTAATATTTCCGGTGTTGCAGATACTGGGGATGGAAGGAGTAGGAGATTTCATCGCTTAACAACTATCAACCCGAAGAAAATCCTTCTTCTTTTTGCTTCTATGTAA